A region of Aquarana catesbeiana isolate 2022-GZ linkage group LG08, ASM4218655v1, whole genome shotgun sequence DNA encodes the following proteins:
- the LRIT2 gene encoding leucine-rich repeat, immunoglobulin-like domain and transmembrane domain-containing protein 2 gives MDAAWHAFLLLFFSFKFGLVSPSCIIGCSCSNDTFGRSLLCMSSSLRRIPDDIPSDIRKVRIEKSHLTELSRGSFSGVQFLEYLWLNFNNITLMHLKSLENLKHLKELRLQGNKLRSVPWTAFQDTPDIKILDLKHNRLDVLPNHAMKFLPNLTYLDLSFNQLTIISKDVFTTWPLYQRAQASDGRTEATSNAVLALNDNPWICDCRLKGFVHFVKTVSPPIILMNSYLTCASPDFRIGKYFHELELNNCMKPTTNTLVSNVTIQVGQNVTLVCMITASPTPSIHWIYGLKSTKSHNVSAVLIDEENVKSELFIPVVHLADAGKYNCIATNFLGNSSSLVTLNVESPSSGNPSIYTSYSLSPSSSSDENVFIDVRISKQTVYGISLEWFAATENPSETWYTIYFGKYDNKEKEVINIGPGIYTYSVNDLLPTTKYEVCITLKSQLPRKGQCIVFMTGSDISELEQREKLIHIIVIVCAMVLAVPAGMYACTTETRFNCVEKCLGLCRQKHKAQKNLKKDNAKDSTFDSLQASSDEGLCQREGTEENRRRRYSEEKINKAKLENKNPAELY, from the exons ATGGATGCAGCTTGGCATGCTTTTCTCTTGCTGTTCTTCTCCTTCAAGTTTGGCTTAGTGTCTCCATCTTGTATTATCGGATGCTCCTGTTCAAATGACACATTTGGGCG gagtCTCCTTTGCATGTCCTCATCACTCAGGAGAATACCAGATGACATTCCGTCAGACATTCGAAAAGTTAGAATAGAAAAAAGCCACTTGACTGAATTGTCGCGGGGCTCATTTAGTGGTGTTCAATTTCTGGAATACCTATGGCTTAATTTTAACAACATCACACTAATGCATCTGAAAAGCCTGGAGAACTTGAAGCATCTAAAGGAACTAAGATTACAAGGAAACAAACTGAGATCAGTACCATGGACAGCATTTCAAGATACCCCAGATATAAAAATATTGGACCTAAAACACAACAGATTAGATGTTCTTCCAAACCATGCAATGAAGTTTCTTCCTAACTTGACCTACTTAGATTTATCCTTCAATCAGCTTACCATTATCTCTAAAGACGTATTTACAACCTGGCCCCTGTACCAAAGAGCACAGGCATCAGATGGAAGAACAGAAGCAACATCCAATGCAGTCTTGGCATTAAATGACAACCCCTGGATATGTGACTGCCGCCTCAAAGGTTTTGTCCATTTTGTAAAGACAGTCAGTCCACCTATTATATTAATGAATTCCTATCTGACATGTGCAAGCCCAGATTTTCGCATTGGAAAGTACTTTCATGAGCTGGAGCTGAACAATTGCATGAAGCCAACAACTAACACACTTGTGTCTAATGTTACAATCCAGGTGGGCCAGAATGTGACATTGGTATGTATGATAACAGCAAGCCCTACACCTTCCATACATTGGATTTATGGATTAAAATCAACTAAATCCCATAATG TATCTGCAGTTTTGATTGATGAAGAGAATGTGAAATCTGAATTATTTATTCCAGTGGTACATCTTGCAGATGCTGGAAAATACAACTGCATTGCAACAAACTTCTTGGGAAACTCATCTTCATTGGTTACTTTAAATGTTGAGTCTCCAAGCTCAGGGAATCCCTCCATATATACTTCATATTCTCTAAGTCCATCTTCATCATCAGATGAAAATGTATTCATAGATGTGAGAATTTCCAAACAGACTGTTTACGGCATCTCCTTGGAATGGTTTGCAGCAACAGAAAATCCAAGTGAAACATGGTATACAATCTATTTTGGAAAATATGACAACAAGGAGAAGGAAGTAATTAATATTGGCCCTGGAATATACACTTATTCTGTTAATGATTTGCTTCCAACAACAAAGTATGAGGTGTGTATTACACTAAAGAGCCAACTTCCCCGGAAGGGACAATGCATTGTCTTTATGACAGGTAGCGACATCAGTGAGTTAGAACAAAGAGAAAAACTCATCCACATAATCGTCATTGTGTGCGCCATGGTTCTTGCAGTGCCTGCTGGCATGTATGCCTGCACAACAGAGACAAGGTTTAACTGTGTTGAAAAATGTTTGGGACTTTGTCGCCAGAAGCATAAGGCCCAGAAAAATCTGAAGAAAGATAATGCCAAGGATAGCACTTTTGATAGCTTGCAAGCCAGTAGCGATGAAGGACTTTGTCAACGAGAAGGCACCGAAGAAAATCGGAGAAGGCGATATTCAGAAGAAAAGATTAATAAAGCTAAATTGGAAAATAAAAACCCTGCAGAACTGTACTAA